The genomic region CATTTACGTTTGCACCGTTTTTCTCAGTTGGTAAAACTCCCAACGGTGCATCAAGCCACGCAATAGTAACGCCGCTATTCTGGCACTTCAAATCGCCAGGGCGAAGTTCAAACACGCTGCTACCCATATGGTGGCACCGCAAGGTTGGAGAAGGCGAAGAGGCAAAAACAACTAGCGTAGTTTTTCCGCTTTACTGGGCATGGCAACGACAGACATACGGTGGAAACATCTTATTCCCGCTGGTGTGGCGCTTCAACAACCCCGATTACCGCACGTTTACCTTTGCACCATTTTACTCGAAAGGCAAATCATCCGATGGAAAGCGCTCATACTTGGCCGCAACGCCATTCTACTGGCGCTTTACCACCGAGCAAGGCGAGGGTCAGCTGCTGTTTCCGCTTTGGTATCAAAAAGATAAAGCCACAGCCTCTGGCGATAGTAGCACTAGCCGCGTAGCATTTCTTTACTGGAACTACCGCGATGCTGGACGAAACCACTACGGTGTTTTTCCACTACTATGGAGGTTTCAGAACCAAACTCGACAATCGTTCTCCATTTTTCCGCTGTATACTCACTCGCAAACAACAGATGGGCTTAAAAGCTACACTGCTGTAACACCTCTTTTCTGGCATTTTGCCAAGCCACAGCGCAGCAGCAGTATTCTTTTTCCTATATGGTGGAGCCGCAACAGTGGCCAAGGAGGCAACGCCAGCTATACCCGATTGCTTATTCCACTTTACTATGGAAAGAAGGATAGCCTACGGAACAATCACGTAGCGTTTCCGATAGTTTGGAGCTTCCGAAATCCAAATTACCGTTCGCTTACAGTTTTGCCGCTGTTCTCGAAGGGCAACGATACTAATGGCGATTATAAGCACTTGGTGGTTACGCCCCTTTTCTGGTATTTTCAGAAGCCAAACGGATTCACCACCACGCTATTTCCACTGGTGTGGCACAGCGAAAATGGAAACAAAACCACCAACACTATTTTCCCTGTTTACTGGTCATTGAACGACGGCTGGCGCAACCATCGCGTGGTGTTCCCGTTTGTATGGAACTTCACAACTCCAGAGTATCGCTCACTCACCATGGCTCCGATTTTCTCCGTAGGAAAAAACAACGACACCCAAAGTAGCTACTATGCCATCAGTCCGCTTTATTGGCACTTCAAAAATCTCAAGGGGCACAATACCACACTATTTCCCGTTTGGTGGAGTGGCAGCAGTGGCGACAGCCTGCACACGAAAAAATACGACGTGCTGTTCCCCTTGGTTTGGTCGTTCCGGAAACCCAACCACACTACCAACATAGTTTTCCCGTTAATTTGGAGTTTCAATAATCCAAGAAATAGATCGTTTACCTTGGCACCACTTTACTCGCAGGGGACACGCCGAAATGGCAACCGCCACCTTATGGTTACACCTCTATTCTGGAACATCAACACCAAGGCTACACACCGCCAAATGCTATTTCCTCTCTACTCCTCCTACAGCGATACCGCCAAAACAAAAAGATTCGATATTCTTTTGGTTGCAATCAGGCACCAAAGCACACCAACATCTAGTGATTTAAGCATTTTATGGCCAATTATTGAGCACGACAAAGCACCAAACTACCGCTACTTCCGAATTGCACCCATTGTTTGGAGCAAGAAGAGCGCAGCCTCCAGCTACTTTACCATTCAGCCTTTTTACTACCACAGTATCGATACCACCCGCGAAACTTACCGCATTCTATGGGAACTCTACACCTTTAAAAACCAAATGGGCGTGAAAAAATCGAATGGTGTGCTATGGAAAGTGGTTACATGGGACCGCTACCCCAACGGCGACCGCAGCTTCCGGTTTATGCACCTGCTCTACTCCAACGTGAAGCTACAGGGCAAGGAGGAGAAGAGCCTATTCCCGCTCTACTACTTTACCAAGGAAGACAACGGCAACCGCTCGCGTTCAGTGGCGTTCTACTTCTACAACTCGTTTAAGCGATTAATTCCAAGCACCAACGATTACTACCAAGAAGAGCGCATATTTTGGTTTATCCGCCTACGCTCCAACTACCAAATGCTGAAGGATAAGGGCGTGTTGAATAATAGGAGGCTATAGTTTAATCTCTTTAAGCAATTCGCTGCCCCTCGGGGCAGCGCACTTCATTACTGAATTCGTTGATTCTTTGATACTCTACCCGCTTGCGATAGGTGCTTCATTAAACTATAACTTTAGCAATAGATAGTTGTGGTGTTTCACTTACTGCCCAAATTCCATACCTTAGCCTTTCAAAAAACAAACCTATAATGATATTAGAAATTGCTATAGCCGTGCTGGTTGCTGCCGTTCTTGCGGTGCAGTTGCTTATACTTAGCCGGCAGAAGAGTCCCACAGATACTGCACAGCTGGATGCCATACTCTATGAGCAAACCCGCTTTGAACAAATATTGCGCGAAGAGTTTGCCCGCAGCCGAGAGGAACAGCAGCGCACCTCTCGTGAGACGCGTGAGGAACAGAGCCTTGCCCTGCGTAACTTCGAGAAAAAAACAGAGGAGAGTTTCACCGCCTTCCGCGAGCAGCTGCGCCTAATGGGTAACGATACCCGTGAAGGACTCACCACCAGCCTTAAGTCGTTTGAGGAGCGCTTTGCCCAGAGCGTGAAAGAGTTTAACGAGCTGCAACGCCAAAAGTTTAATGAGCTGGTTGGGAAGCAAACCGAGCTAAACACCACGACAGAACTTCGTCTGGAGAAAGTGCGCGAAACAGTGGAAGTTCGCCTCAAGGTAATGCAGGACGAGAACGCCAAAAAACTGGAGGAGATGCGCGCCACCGTAGACGAGAAGCTGCAAACCACGCTCGAAAAGCGATTGGGTGAATCGTTTAAGCAGGTGAGCGATAGGTTGGAACAAGTGCACAAAGGCCTTGGCGAAATGCAGACACTTGCCACCGGTGTAGGCGATCTTAAGCGGGTGCTCTCAAACGTAAAGACGCGCGGCATTCTTGGCGAAATTCAGCTGGGCAACATTCTGGAACAGATAATGGCTCCCGAGCAGTTCGACCGAAACGTAGCCACCAAAAATGGCAGCCGCGATGTGGTGGAATTTGCCGTAAAACTACCTGGAAAGGACGTTGGAGGCAAGGAGGTATACATGCCAATCGACTCCAAGTTTCCGCTCGATGTGTACAACCAGCTACAAAACGCCTACGATAGCGGATCGGCCGAGGCCGTTGCCACAGCCATAAAGGAGCTGGAGCGCTCCATCAAGAATAACGCAAAAGATATTCGCGACAAATACCTCGATCCGCCTTACACCACCGACTTTGCCGTGATGTTCCTTCCCATCGAAGGGCTATACGCCGAGGTTATCCGCAACACTTCGCTAATGGAGGTGCTGCAACGTGAATACCGCGTGGTAATTACCGGCCCCACAACCTTAGCGGCTATCCTCAACAGCTTGCAGATGGGGTTCAGAACTCTTGCCATTGAAAAGCGCAGCAGCGAGGTGTGGCAAATTCTAGGTGCAGTTAAAACTGAATTCTCTCGCTTTGGCGATGTGCTTAAAAAGGCGCAGGAGAAAATAACTAAGGCAAACGAAGATATCGACCAGCTGGTGGGCACCCGAACTCGCGCCATAGAACGCAAGCTTAGAAATGTACAGGAACTACCAATAACACAAGCCAGCGCAATACTACCCGGCGTAGTTGACGAAGATGAAATAGAGGGATAGACATTTAAAATAGCATCCAATCAGCAAGAGGTCATTCCCACAAAGGTTGACCTCTTTCTATTTCTGATAGTATGTAGCAATTCTTCTCCGAATCTTGACAAACCGAAACAGTCCATAACCCAATACCAGCGGGCTTAATGTCAGTAGAACGATTCCTAGAGATGTAATATCCTCAAAAATTGACATTTTGAGTATAACAACACCGGAGCTTAAAAACACAACTGCCGAACGGAAATATGCCAAGAATGTGCGCTCGTTGGCCAAGTTAGTTCTATCAAGAGCAAGTTTATCGTTTAGAGTTAAGATGGGTTTTTCTGTTTCCATTATTTCAAGTTGTTATCCAAAAGCAAAGTAAGCACAATAATTATTTTGAGATATCAATAATTTAATAAACTCAATTTCTTTCTACCTTTGCTTCATGGAAAAGAAAATCACCAGCCTTCAGAATCCCGAAGTAAAGCGGGTGGTTGCACTTACCGAAAAAACTCGTGACCGTAAGGAGCAAAATTGCTTTGTGATAGAAGGCACGCGCGAAATAAGCTTGGCACAGCAAAGCAGATACGTTTTTGAAAAGATATTTGTTTGCCCTGAAATATATAAACCTGAAACAGATTACCCTGTAAACCTTAATGGCTGTGAGCAAATTGAGGTTACTGTGGATGTGTTCAACAAAATGGCATACCGCGCTAATGATGGCGGCTTGATTGCCGTTGTTGAACAAAAGATGCTTAGCATAACCGAACTATCGCTCAAGGATAACCCACTGATTCTTGTGTTGGAATCGCTAGAAAAACCCGGAAACCTAGGTGCTATTCTTCGAACTTGCGATGCAGCCCAAGTAGACGCTGTGCTAATTTGTGACGCAAAGACCGATATCTACAACCCAAATGCCATCCGCTCGGGTGTTGGTTGCTTGTTTACCAACCAAATAGCGGTATGCACATCGGATGAGGCCATAGCATGGCTAACACAAAATAGTTTTTCCATATTCACCACCGACCTTGCTGCTACACACTACTACCACCAAGTTGACTACACCACTGCCTCGGCCATTGTAATGGGCTCGGAGGCTTGGGGTGTTTCCGAAAAGTGGAAAACAGCAGCTACTGCCAAAATTAAAATTCCAATGGGTGGGAAAATCGACTCCATGAACGTTTCCAACTCTGCCGCCATTCTTATTTATGAGGCTATGAGGCAACGCGATTTCAGATAGCGTATTTTATTAAATAGAAAAGCCGCCCACGAATGAGCGGCTTTTTTATACTATCTTACTACATATTATGCCTTAGCATGCTTCACAGACCACCACATGGTTAAAAGACCACCAACAATAAATGGAATACTAAGCAGCTGGCCCATATTCAAATACATGGTTGATTCAAAGTCTACCTGCACGTTTTTAACAAATTCAACAAGAAAACGTGATGTAAACAAGAGGGTAACCATTAATCCAATAAAGTAGCCGGGAACATTGATTTTGCGTCCTGTGTTATACATCCACCAGAGCAACCCAAAAATGGCAAGGTAGCAAATGGCTTCATAAAGTTGGGTGGGGTGCATTGGAACCGTTCCGCCATCTCGAACAAAAATAAAGCCCCAAGGCATTTCGGTTACGCCACCGTAAATTTCTGAATTCATGAGGTTTCCAAGACGAATAAAGGCTCCGCTGAGCGGAACCACAATGGCAATGCGATCGAGCACCCATAAGTATGAGCGCTTGTGCTTCCGCGAAAACATGTAAAGTGCAATAAGAATACCAATGGATGCACCATGACTGGCCAATCCGCCATGCCATACTTTTAATATCTCCAAGGGATGGGAGAAATAGTAAGCTGGTTCATAAAAAAGGATATGCCCCAGTCGTGCCCCCACAACCACGCCAATGATCATGTAAAAAGTAAGAGAGTCTAGCACCTCTAGCGATATTTTTTCCTGTTTAAAAATTCGCAGGAAGATGAGATATGCTGCATAAAATGCAAATGCGAATAAAAGTCCATAATAGCGAATAGCCAAGGGACCTATTTCAAAAATTACGGGATTTACATCCCAGTTGATGAATCCAAGCATTGGTAGTCTTTTTTGTTAAACAACTCTCTTTAAGGTAAAACCAAAGGTTGTACCCTCGTTTACCGAACTTCTTACATTTATGCTCTGCTCGTGTGCCTCAATAATATGCTTTACTATTGCCAATCCCAAGCCTGTGCCTCCTTGGTCGCGCGAACGACTTTTGTCCACCCGGTAAAACCGTTCGAAAACACGGGGAATTTCCTTGGTTGGTATTCCCATTCCATTGTCGCTAACCTCAACCAAAACACGATCCATTAAATCGATGAAAGTGATGGTGGTTTTCCCGCTCTCCTTTCCATAATTTATGGAATTCACCACCAAGTTAGTAATTACTTGGTAGATTTTTTGCTTATCCGCTTTAACCCAAATGGGTTTGTCGTAACTCGTGTCAAATCGTAACTTGATCTTTTTGTCCCGTGCTCGTATCTCTTGCGCCTCAAATACCTCTTCAACCAAAAATACTAGATTAAACCGTTCCTTGGCAAGCTTAAGCACCCCAGCCTCTAACATCGAAATTTCTTCTAAATCTTCAACAATGGAGATAAGGCGGTTTATGCTCTTCTCGGTTCGCTCAAGATACTTTCGGTTAATCTTTGGATCTTCGAGTGCACCATCGAGCAGCGTAAGCACGTACCCTTGAATGTTAAAGATAGGGGTTTTGAGCTCATGCGATACGTTTCCTAGAAATTCCTTTCGGTATTTCTCCAAATCTTTCAGATGCGAAATCTCTAACGTCTTTCCCTTAACCCAAGTATCTACTTCACGACTCACCACCTCTACAATATTTCCGTATTCGATATTTTCCTTAATCTTTTCGTCCGAAACATTTAAGCTGTGAATGGTACGATAAATCGGTTTGATCTTTTCGAAAATAAAGCGACTAAGGAAGAAGAGACAAAAGATATAGGTAAGAAGAAACAATGCTAGGCAGGAAAGGATTACCGTCAGATAAAAGTTTTTCCTGTCGAAATCAAACGTAACGACCAATATCAAGCCGGTTACAATTGACGTAAACAGAGCAATAAGGGTTGCTATTTCCTTCGGAGTAGTACTTTTCATCTTTATTTGATAGCTTAATCGGTTGTAGAAATGGCGTTGTATTAACACTTCATTTCACATAACCTTACTTTCCCATGTATTGTTTCATTAGCTTGGTAATGTATTTCCCCACAATATCAAACTCGAGGTTAACCACACTACCCACCACAAACTGATGAAAATTGGTATGCTCATAAGTGTAGGGAATAATTGCCACTTGGAAACTTTTATCCTGCGAGTTAACAACAGTAAGGCTTACACCATTTACTGTAATGGAACCCTTCTCCACCGTAATATTTCCCTCGAGTGTTGGGTCATACTCAAAAGTGTAATACCAGCTGCCATTCACCTCTTCAACCAAGGCACACACCGCAGTTTGATCTACATGGCCTTGCACTAAGTGACCATCCAGAAGACTATCGATTTTCATACTTCGCTCAAGGTTCACCTTGTCTCCAATAGAAAGCAACCCAAGATTAGTCTTCAGCAGGGTCTCCTTAATGGCGGTTACGGTATATTGAGTTTTTTCCTTTTTCACCACAGTAAGGCACACCCCATTGTGCGCAATACTTTGATCAATTTTAAGGTTGTTGGTAAACGAGCACTCCATCGTTATATGGAGGTTATCCTTGTCGTGCTCCAGCTTTATAACCGGGGCGGCTTCTTCTACAATTCCTGAGAACATAGTTATTTGTTTTATTTTGGCCATAAAGTTAGCACATTTTAGTTTCTCAAACTTTAAGTTACTCGTAACTGTGCTGTTTACTCCAAACTTTTTAACTTTGTCTTTTTACAAAAGCAGATTACCTTGAGAAAGTTCCCACTTATAGTTTTGGCATCATGTGCCATTCTTTTTTCGATGCCACGCTGCGCAAGTATTGGCACCATTAGCGGAGGTGATAAGGACTCCATTCCTCCCGTGCTAATCTCAAGCACACCCCAAATGTACCAAACTGGCTTTACCGATAAAGAGATAAAGTTAACCTTCGACGAATATGTTGTACTGAAAGATCCAGCAAAACAGTTCTTTATCTCACCACCGCTTAAGACAAAGGCTTTCCCTATGCCAAAGGGTAAATCGGTTGTAATTAAACTGGAGGATCAACTTGATGCAAAAACAACATACACCGTTGGATTTGGAAATTCCGTAGTTGACAACAATGAGGGTAACCCCATACAAAACCTTCAGTTGGTGTTTTCAACGGGAAGCAAACTCGATACACTTGCCGTGGATGGTTTCTTATTCGATGCCCATACCCTTAAAGTCCCCGAGGGCGTTAAGGTATTCATCTACAAGGATAAAATTGATTCATTACCTTATATTGCTAATCCGAACTACTATACCTATGCCGACAAAAACGGCTATTTCCGTGTGCCTAATGTTCCGGCTGGAGAATATAAATTGGTGGCTGTTAGCGATAAGAACGACAATCTCCGCTACGACCAGAATGCCGAGCAGGTAGGTTACATAAGCACACCGATTTCGGCTAGGGCTAAGCAACCCGTCGATTCTGTTACCAAATCGACATCCGATGGGAAGTTGCCCATACTTCGCATGTTCACGGAAGACCCAATCAACCTAACGCTACTGGATGCAACGCGCCCAAAGTCCGATTTAGTGAAACTCGTCTTTAGCAAAAAAAATCCGGAACTGCCCAAATTGGTATTTTCGACAATGGAAAAAGATCCCTTTGTTATTGAACACTCCAGAAATAACGACACCGTTCTGTTCTGGATTACAAACGCGAACTTAATTAAGAGCGATACGCTCAAGGCCCTACTAACCTATCTTTATACTGGGGAAAAACGGGTACTGGAATATAAAACAAAAGGACTTGAACTTGCCTTCGAAAGCCATAAAGAACAAAAGGATAAGAACAAGGAACCTAAACGGCTACCAGGGTTTAACCCCACCTTCATTGGCGTTGAGTTGGGGGTCGTTCCTACGATAGGGGTCGATCTTACTTTTCCAAATCCACCTACAACTACCGATCCTTCCAGAATCACTCTCTCGGCAAAAACTGAAAAAGATTCTTTAGCGCAAGCGTTTACCATCGAAAACACTACACTCCCAAGATCATTGAGGTTAAATGTTGATTGGAAAGAAAACACCAAATACTTTTATACGATTCTGCCTGGAGCCTTCGTTTCGGCATCGGGAATAGAGAACGATACCATTATTGGAACTATAAATGTTGCCCTAAAAGAGAACTTTGGAACGATAATTCTAAAAGCCACGGGAATAGAATCGCCAGTGATTCTACAATTTATTTCTGATAAAGGAATCTTGTTTAGTGAGTTGTCACTAAAAAGCGACGCAAATGTAATCCTCGATTACATTCCGGAAGGAAGCTATAAACTCAAGATTCTATTCGACGAAAACGATAACCAGCATTGGGACGGTGGGGATTTAATAAAGGGCATTCAGCCTGAAATGGTGAAATACTATCGATCGACAGACGAAAAAGAGATTTTTGTCGTAAAAAAGAACTGGGAAAACGAAATCCCGCTCGATTTAAAGAAAATTCTTAATAACTAATCACAGAACAATGTCAGTAATGGTGAGTTTTGCCATATTCCCAACCGATAAAGGAATAAGCGTTTCGGAGTATGTGAGCAAAGTAGTGGAAAATGTGAGAAGCAGCGGTTTTAGCTACAAGTTAACCCCGATGAGTACAATTGTAGAGACCAATACAATGGAGGAGGCTTTGCAAATTGTAAATGAATCTTACCAGATTCTCAAGCCCCATTCGGAGCGTATTTACCTATCGCTGACCATGGATATTAAGCACGAAACAGGAAGCCGAATGGAGCAAAAAATTCAATCGGTAGAATCAAAAATTGGTTTGGTAACAAAATAAAACGAACGATTAAACCCATATACTTATCAAAATCAAACGGGTATGAATTAATTTTTACACAGTATGTGCGTTCCATCATTCTTTGGCCTTAATAATATAATCTAATGAAGCGATACTTCCTTTTTATTGTTCTTCTCGCAGCATCAATATCAATGGCTTCCGCCCAAATGGAACTTGGTGTTCGGGGTGGCTTCTTAACCACCAACCGCAGTTTTAAGCCCGACAGGAAGTCGTCGAGTGTGGGCAATGCAAACAATTACGGCTTAGTCGTTACAAATTGGGGGGAAAAGTTTTGGGGTATTCAATGGGGTATTCAAGCTGAAGTAGCGCTCGCCGAACGTGGATACAAATATCTTCAAGGGGATACTGCTGACTATAAACTTACCCAACAAATGGTTGAAGTTCCGTTAATGGCTCAACTACACCTTACCTACCGCGCTGTTTCCTTGTTCCTAAACGCAGGCCCTTACTTTGGCTATGTGCTTAAGCAGACCGAGGAGTTAACCCGGGATGGCATAACCACATCAACCGATACCAAGTTTTTAAAGGGATACGACCGTCGCTTTCAGTATGGGCTAACCGGTGGACCAGGATTGAATGTACATTTTGGATCCATTGCGCTACAAGCCGAAGTTCGGTATTATATGGGCTTTGCACACCTTTATAATCCGGCCGTTGAAGGTGTACCTTCCGCATCGAAGGAGACGGGGCTAGGAATGTTTGTCGGACTAATGTATCGTTTCAAGTAGCCCTTCCAACGGAATACTTCGACCCAAGAAAAGCATCTTGGGTACAAAGAGCCATGAGAACAGCACAGCCATCAGCGGATTTAAACCTGAAGATGAGCGTAATGCACGCCCCAGATGGTGGATAAATTGTTTTCCCAGTTATAGACACTATCTTTAGTGATACTCAAAATTCCAACTGCCATGAAAATGTTTATAACTCTTTGCGCCATTTTGTGGATAGGCATTGGAAGTGGTTGTGGTCAGGAAACCTTTGTTCAGGAGGGAATTGCCTCTTACTACGGACACGAATTTCATGGAAGGCGCACCTCCAGCGGTGAACAATACTCCAAGCATAAACTCACAGGAGCCCATCCTACCCTTGCATTTGGTACCAAAGTTAAGGTTACCAACCTCGATAATGGCAAGAGCGTAGTTGTAAAAATAAACGACAGAGGGCCCTCTTCCAAAAAGCGAATTATCGATGTATCGTATGCCGCAGCCAAAAAGTTGGGGATGCTTGTCTCTGGAACGGCCAATGTAAGGATTGAGAGCATTCACTTATCATTTAACGAACGTAGCGATTCCACGGAAGAAGTCAAGGATGAAGGGCCATCCAAGGAACTAATTCAACTGGAGATGAGAACGGCAAAAGCCGAGGGGTGGGCAGTTCAAATAGGTAGTTTTAGCGAGATGGCCAACCTTATTCGGCTTGTTGAAATCATCAAGAAAACCTACAACAGACCCACATTAATGGATATATCCACCCATGGAGAAAAACCGATTTACCGGATACTGATAGGGCCCGAAAAAACAGAGGAGAGCGCAAAAGCGCTCCTCATTCTGGTAAAAAAAGATTATCCTGAAGCATTTATTGCTCCGCTACAACCATAGTTAATAGGCCGAGCCTTGGGTTCGGAAACTCCCCATTACAAAAACCTCTTTAGGATGTACAATCAGAACCGGTATCTTTGATTTATTGAGCATCTGTTGTGCGTAGCTGCCAAGAACAAAATTACTTATACTAACTGATTGTTCACTCATAATGCTGATTAGGTCTGCATTCACTTTTTGAGCGTAATCAAGAATTACGTCGGTAATATTATCGCCATGGAGGTATTCCTTCACTACCTTAATATTATTGGCATCCAAGAACTCATAAACCTGATTTGTATAGGCTTTTACCTTTGCCTCAATATCCTCGGCGCCCCAGGAGGTAACTCCAACAACGTGAACTTCGGCATCAAAGAGTTGAGCCAGCTCGGCGGTTAACGGAACCTTTTGTCTCGAATCGGCAGTTATATCAATAGGGAGAATTATCTTTTTTAATTGCTTGTGGAAGCGCCCATGTCTAATCGTAATAACAGGCCTATCGGTGGCCGTAACTATTCTGAATGCGTTGCTTCCAATAAAGAGTGCTTCAAAACCTGAGGCACCGTGCGTAGAGCAAACCAACATCGAGTCTTCAAACGCCTCGGCCTGCTCAACAATCTTCTTGTAAATCTTTCCTTTCTTGATGATATAGTTTAGTCGGCTGCCCTTGCCAATCTTGGGAGTGTACTCCAACACCAATTTTTCGAACTTTAACGTTGCATCATTCTTCTCTTCCACAAGGCTGAAGCGTGCATGGTCTTGAACTTTGTCCTGAACAAAAACCATTTGAATGTGACAATCCATTTTCTTAGAAAGAAATACCGCCATCTTCAGACCATTCAAAGAATCCTTAGAAAAATCGATAGGGACAATTATATGCTTCATATCCTAAGTTTTAACAAATCAGTGAAAAGACACACAAGAAAAACAATCACAAGTTAAGTATTTTTCATATTGGTTGTGCTTATTGGTGAAATCTATTACCAAGGAGTCATCCAAGAATAGTTATTTCATGTGATAGTTGAATCAGCCATCCATTCCTATGGCTGTTGTTTCAATAAAAAGTTATATTTATACGGTAAAGCGAAAGCTGTCTATACGCAAAAGAAAAATTGCTTATGTCGGTAAG from Williamwhitmania taraxaci harbors:
- a CDS encoding universal stress protein; translation: MKHIIVPIDFSKDSLNGLKMAVFLSKKMDCHIQMVFVQDKVQDHARFSLVEEKNDATLKFEKLVLEYTPKIGKGSRLNYIIKKGKIYKKIVEQAEAFEDSMLVCSTHGASGFEALFIGSNAFRIVTATDRPVITIRHGRFHKQLKKIILPIDITADSRQKVPLTAELAQLFDAEVHVVGVTSWGAEDIEAKVKAYTNQVYEFLDANNIKVVKEYLHGDNITDVILDYAQKVNADLISIMSEQSVSISNFVLGSYAQQMLNKSKIPVLIVHPKEVFVMGSFRTQGSAY